A stretch of Roseibium porphyridii DNA encodes these proteins:
- a CDS encoding LacI family DNA-binding transcriptional regulator yields the protein MTEQSGKPSPVTMRDVAKAAGVSRMTVSRALRKDSPVSPETRAHILKIVRDMNYVPDQMAGSLTTKKSGFVATLLPSLNNLHFALTVQSLTEELEEIGLQILLGHTAYSADREEELLETMLRRRPEAIVLSYDGHTDRTRRLMEDSAVPVVEIWEKPDRPIAHTVGFSNFEAAKKMTEQVIAKGYERIAFVGESQDDWTRGAARRMGFVSAMEHAGLDCHRLIGFGMPPLSIESGAAAASQLMRDHPDTQCLICVSDVAAFGAQSWLLSQGYKIPSDIAVAGFGNFEVSRFATPSISTVVVNPEGIGRETGKLLKKLFSSSDPLLSAPQHIDVPATVAFRQSC from the coding sequence GTGACGGAGCAAAGCGGTAAACCAAGTCCGGTCACGATGCGGGATGTCGCAAAAGCTGCGGGCGTTTCCCGAATGACTGTGTCCCGCGCCCTGCGAAAGGACAGCCCCGTTTCTCCGGAAACACGAGCGCATATCCTGAAAATCGTTCGGGACATGAACTATGTTCCCGACCAGATGGCAGGCAGCCTGACAACCAAGAAGTCCGGCTTCGTCGCAACTCTCCTGCCTTCCCTCAACAACCTTCATTTTGCGCTGACAGTGCAATCGCTCACCGAAGAGCTTGAGGAAATCGGATTGCAGATCCTGCTCGGCCACACGGCTTACTCGGCTGACAGGGAAGAAGAGCTGCTTGAAACAATGCTTCGGCGTCGGCCCGAAGCCATAGTTCTTTCCTATGACGGTCACACCGACAGGACAAGGCGCTTGATGGAAGACTCAGCAGTTCCCGTTGTTGAAATCTGGGAGAAGCCTGACCGTCCGATTGCGCATACAGTCGGGTTTTCCAACTTCGAAGCCGCGAAGAAAATGACTGAGCAAGTCATCGCAAAAGGATATGAACGGATTGCCTTTGTGGGCGAAAGCCAGGATGACTGGACCCGTGGCGCGGCGCGGCGCATGGGCTTTGTTTCCGCCATGGAACACGCCGGACTGGATTGTCATCGGCTGATCGGCTTCGGCATGCCGCCACTTTCCATTGAGAGCGGTGCTGCTGCCGCGTCGCAGTTGATGCGAGACCATCCGGACACGCAATGTCTGATCTGTGTTTCGGACGTTGCTGCGTTCGGGGCGCAAAGCTGGCTCTTGTCGCAGGGATACAAGATCCCCAGCGATATTGCTGTTGCTGGCTTTGGTAACTTCGAAGTGTCCCGCTTTGCCACCCCGAGCATCTCGACAGTGGTCGTCAATCCTGAAGGGATCGGTCGGGAAACAGGCAAGCTTTTGAAGAAGCTGTTTTCCTCAAGCGATCCGTTGCTTAGCGCGCCCCAACACATCGATGTGCCGGCGACCGTCGCCTTTCGACAGAGCTGCTGA
- a CDS encoding ABC transporter ATP-binding protein, which translates to MPRIHLENLVKRYGDFEVLHGINLEMHENEFTVLVGPSGCGKSTTLRMIAGLETVSSGEIYINEKPVSHLEPKARDLAMVFQDYALYPHMNVAKNMSFALRLQRRPKAEIDQKVGAVADMLGLTKFLHRKPGELSGGQRQRVAMGRALTRDAGTFLFDEPLSNLDAKLRGQMRAELALMRQKVRKNMIYVTHDQIEAMTLADRIVVMHGGYIQQQGTPEELFKRPVNKFVAGFLGSPPMNFLDANLEERDGQLFVQGAGFDIALPEDKIAAAKAHSDATLTLGIRPSDLHFNPDAPDESSIDLKVIVSEYIGAQSVLLCACGDQNVEVELKSETPIDLGETLRFAVNTEGIHMFDRETEVAIR; encoded by the coding sequence ATGCCTCGTATTCATCTGGAAAATCTGGTGAAGCGATACGGCGACTTTGAAGTCCTGCACGGTATCAATCTGGAAATGCACGAGAACGAGTTCACCGTTCTTGTCGGGCCATCGGGCTGCGGTAAGTCGACAACATTGCGCATGATCGCGGGCCTGGAGACCGTGAGCTCCGGCGAAATCTATATCAACGAAAAGCCGGTCAGTCATCTGGAGCCAAAGGCCCGTGACCTGGCAATGGTCTTCCAGGACTATGCGCTTTATCCGCATATGAATGTCGCCAAGAACATGTCGTTCGCATTGAGACTGCAAAGGCGGCCCAAAGCGGAAATCGACCAAAAAGTCGGCGCCGTTGCGGATATGCTCGGCCTGACCAAGTTCCTGCACAGAAAGCCGGGAGAACTTTCCGGCGGACAACGGCAGCGCGTTGCCATGGGGCGGGCCCTGACCCGCGACGCCGGCACGTTTCTTTTCGATGAACCGCTATCGAACCTGGACGCCAAGCTTCGCGGCCAGATGCGTGCCGAATTGGCGCTCATGCGTCAAAAGGTGCGCAAGAACATGATTTATGTGACCCACGACCAGATCGAAGCCATGACGTTGGCTGATCGGATCGTCGTCATGCATGGCGGCTATATCCAGCAACAGGGAACACCGGAAGAACTCTTCAAACGACCGGTCAACAAATTCGTTGCCGGATTTCTGGGGTCTCCGCCCATGAATTTTCTGGATGCCAATCTGGAGGAGCGCGACGGCCAGCTTTTTGTGCAAGGAGCAGGTTTCGACATCGCGTTGCCGGAAGACAAGATCGCCGCGGCCAAGGCCCATAGCGATGCCACCCTCACGTTGGGCATCCGGCCGTCGGATCTTCATTTCAACCCGGACGCACCGGACGAAAGTTCCATCGATCTCAAGGTAATCGTCTCTGAATACATCGGCGCACAGTCAGTGCTGTTGTGCGCGTGCGGCGACCAGAATGTCGAAGTCGAATTGAAGTCGGAAACACCTATCGACTTGGGTGAAACACTGAGATTTGCGGTCAACACGGAAGGTATTCACATGTTCGACCGCGAGACAGAGGTTGCCATTCGGTGA
- a CDS encoding extracellular solute-binding protein produces MLSYLKTTVCAAAGLAMAATSAIADPYADYSGETLVVNFPAHPHFDAVMKVLPEFTKETGINVEVDQLQYLKMRERQTLELTKNKGDYDLIAYVVFSKADYVYADQLENLARYFMNPKLADPNFDAEDLIDGYVANIGVAGGKKGYLPGPTGSLFGLPFGSETSILGYRKDIFEKHDLKVPETYDELLELACLIPELEPGMGGLASRAASGHHASHAFLLHLAPLGGRIFDDEWNPIVDNEAGVKAAEALKKIVNCGAEGSKTFGFAEAGASFLQGNSAMFLDSTVFAGQVNNPDKSKVVGKIGWAPHPVGVRAGSQTGGFGIGIPKNAPNKDAAFLLMQWLTSKKADKLIALAGGNPSRYSTHSDPEVNEKFPHMETFGEALKNADPDWRPIIPVWGKINADLGTTLSKIIVDDFPIQESLEGVSVRTRALMDEAGYYTWTQ; encoded by the coding sequence ATGCTGAGTTATCTGAAAACAACCGTATGCGCTGCCGCCGGGCTGGCCATGGCCGCGACTTCGGCCATCGCAGACCCTTACGCGGATTATAGCGGTGAAACACTGGTCGTGAATTTTCCTGCTCACCCGCATTTCGATGCGGTCATGAAGGTGCTGCCGGAATTCACCAAGGAAACAGGCATCAATGTTGAAGTCGACCAGCTTCAATATCTGAAAATGCGCGAACGTCAGACGCTTGAGCTGACCAAGAACAAGGGCGACTACGACCTGATCGCCTATGTCGTCTTTTCCAAGGCTGACTATGTTTATGCCGATCAGCTGGAAAATCTTGCACGCTATTTCATGAACCCGAAGCTTGCTGACCCGAATTTCGACGCAGAAGATCTGATCGATGGATACGTCGCCAATATCGGCGTCGCGGGTGGCAAAAAGGGATATCTTCCGGGCCCGACCGGCTCGTTGTTCGGCCTGCCGTTTGGATCGGAAACATCCATCCTCGGTTACCGGAAGGACATTTTCGAAAAGCATGACCTCAAGGTTCCCGAAACCTATGATGAGCTTCTCGAACTTGCCTGCCTGATCCCCGAACTGGAACCAGGCATGGGCGGTTTGGCCTCACGTGCCGCTTCAGGTCACCACGCCAGCCACGCCTTCCTGCTTCACCTTGCTCCGCTTGGCGGCAGAATTTTCGATGACGAGTGGAACCCGATCGTCGACAACGAAGCCGGTGTCAAAGCGGCCGAGGCGTTGAAAAAGATCGTGAACTGCGGTGCTGAAGGATCCAAGACATTCGGCTTTGCTGAAGCAGGCGCTTCTTTCCTGCAGGGCAATTCCGCAATGTTCCTCGACTCCACCGTCTTTGCCGGTCAGGTCAACAATCCCGACAAATCTAAGGTGGTTGGCAAGATTGGCTGGGCTCCGCACCCCGTTGGCGTGCGCGCCGGCTCCCAAACCGGTGGCTTTGGCATCGGCATTCCGAAAAACGCGCCGAACAAAGACGCAGCCTTCCTGCTGATGCAGTGGCTGACATCGAAAAAAGCCGACAAACTGATTGCGCTCGCAGGTGGCAATCCGTCCCGTTATTCGACGCACTCTGATCCTGAAGTGAACGAGAAGTTTCCGCACATGGAAACCTTCGGCGAAGCATTGAAGAATGCCGATCCCGACTGGCGTCCGATTATCCCTGTCTGGGGTAAGATCAACGCTGATCTGGGCACCACGCTCTCCAAGATCATCGTCGACGACTTCCCGATCCAGGAATCCCTCGAAGGCGTCTCGGTACGGACCCGTGCCCTCATGGATGAGGCCGGTTACTACACCTGGACCCAATAA
- a CDS encoding carbohydrate ABC transporter permease has translation MSVAIKANRLTPYLFLAPAGIILIIALLYPIGYMVYASFLDWSPSQRIGQAEFIGLRNYINLMSDEAFRESFWVTIRFAAVVVTLEMALGVGLALLLDRNIPGMAVLRTVFILPMMIAPIVVGLMWRYMYHPTVGIFNRTLKDMGLEGIPWLSDSTWSFIAVVIADVWQWTPFIFILALAAMQSLPRSALEAAEIDGASEWQKIILIKLPLMMPVLIVTLLLRLIDAFKVLEVILVLTNGGPGLSTEILALRIFRTAQEFQELGEAAAMSNVLLMLLMAITIGMFAYNRVQEARAARQRAIAEKGDD, from the coding sequence ATGAGCGTTGCGATCAAGGCCAACAGGCTGACCCCCTATCTGTTTCTGGCGCCTGCCGGGATCATCCTCATCATCGCGCTGCTCTATCCGATCGGCTACATGGTGTATGCCAGTTTTCTGGACTGGAGCCCCAGCCAACGGATCGGCCAGGCCGAATTCATCGGATTGCGCAACTACATCAATCTGATGAGCGATGAAGCCTTTCGCGAGAGTTTCTGGGTCACCATCCGATTTGCTGCGGTTGTCGTGACGTTGGAAATGGCGTTAGGCGTCGGGCTGGCACTGCTTCTGGATCGCAACATTCCCGGAATGGCCGTCCTGCGCACGGTTTTCATCCTGCCGATGATGATCGCGCCCATCGTTGTCGGTCTCATGTGGCGCTATATGTACCACCCGACCGTCGGGATTTTCAACCGCACCCTCAAGGACATGGGACTGGAAGGCATCCCCTGGCTTTCCGACAGTACATGGTCGTTCATTGCAGTCGTGATCGCCGATGTCTGGCAATGGACCCCCTTCATTTTCATCCTCGCTCTCGCTGCAATGCAATCCCTGCCCCGGTCCGCGCTGGAGGCTGCCGAGATCGACGGGGCGAGCGAGTGGCAGAAGATCATTCTCATCAAACTTCCCCTGATGATGCCGGTCCTGATCGTGACGCTGCTTCTGCGCCTTATTGATGCGTTCAAGGTTCTGGAAGTCATTCTGGTTCTGACAAATGGCGGTCCTGGTCTTTCAACTGAAATTCTTGCGCTGAGGATCTTCAGAACCGCTCAGGAATTTCAGGAGCTCGGCGAGGCCGCGGCCATGTCGAATGTCCTCCTGATGCTGCTCATGGCCATCACAATCGGGATGTTTGCTTACAACCGCGTGCAGGAAGCGCGCGCTGCCAGGCAACGGGCGATTGCCGAAAAGGGAGATGACTGA
- a CDS encoding carbohydrate ABC transporter permease has protein sequence MASQTQTRNPAFYALIAALVFMSAGPIALMLATSFKTNVDVYDASVSAFFFTPTIQNYETVLCNVLWYEPAHVDYCDPTFGRALKNSLIVGLISTGLTLVIGCMAAYALVRFRFMGRGTVSMTTLLMRMVPPAVLLVPVFGIWTFQFGLDQTYTGIILIYTAMNLPFVIWILQSFIVQVPIQLEEAARMDGANPFQVFFLVVLPIIQPGLAAAAIFTFRIAWNEFLLANALSGRSTRTVPVTIVNSITEYDIDWGVIMATGMLLAIPPILFTFVASKQIITGMTAGAVKG, from the coding sequence ATGGCGTCCCAAACACAGACCCGCAATCCTGCCTTTTACGCCCTGATCGCAGCACTTGTGTTCATGAGCGCGGGCCCGATTGCGCTCATGCTGGCAACCTCGTTCAAGACCAATGTCGACGTCTACGACGCTTCGGTTTCCGCATTCTTCTTCACGCCGACAATCCAGAACTACGAAACCGTTTTGTGCAATGTTCTGTGGTATGAGCCGGCGCATGTGGACTATTGCGACCCGACCTTCGGGCGCGCCTTGAAGAACTCCCTGATCGTCGGCCTGATCTCAACTGGGCTGACGCTGGTGATCGGCTGCATGGCGGCCTATGCGCTGGTGCGCTTCCGCTTCATGGGACGCGGTACGGTCTCCATGACCACCCTATTGATGCGCATGGTTCCACCGGCGGTTCTGTTGGTGCCTGTATTCGGTATCTGGACCTTCCAGTTCGGTCTGGACCAGACCTACACCGGCATCATTCTGATCTATACGGCCATGAACCTGCCATTCGTGATCTGGATCCTGCAGAGTTTCATTGTACAGGTACCGATCCAGCTGGAAGAGGCTGCCCGCATGGACGGGGCCAACCCCTTCCAGGTCTTCTTTCTGGTGGTGCTGCCGATTATTCAGCCCGGGCTCGCAGCTGCGGCGATCTTCACGTTCCGCATCGCCTGGAACGAGTTTCTTCTGGCCAACGCTCTCTCCGGCAGATCAACCAGAACAGTACCGGTCACGATCGTGAACTCGATTACCGAATATGACATTGATTGGGGAGTGATCATGGCGACCGGCATGTTGCTGGCGATTCCGCCGATCCTCTTCACCTTTGTTGCATCAAAGCAGATCATCACCGGAATGACGGCAGGGGCCGTCAAGGGATGA
- a CDS encoding cytochrome b561 domain-containing protein, whose protein sequence is MIWDWLLSPADPARAHDVGVALSWHARTMVLGWGVLAPSAVIAARYFKVLPGQKWPKELDNKTWWRWHWISQSLVLVLSAIGLGLILVSEQNTGAALLHRTFGYSVLVLGLFQALSGLLRGSKGGPTSRAADGSLRGDHYDMTLRRQLFETYHKLLGYIALILMIGAFVSGLWQANAPKWMWIFLSSWWLGLLFVAFVLEKRGWAFDTYQAIWGPDPSHPGNRMTRLKDKVQAPHSSIEPYSKKRDM, encoded by the coding sequence ATGATCTGGGACTGGCTGCTCTCCCCGGCGGACCCGGCCCGGGCCCATGATGTGGGAGTGGCCTTGTCCTGGCACGCCCGCACCATGGTCCTCGGCTGGGGAGTGCTGGCACCATCGGCGGTGATCGCCGCGCGATATTTCAAGGTGCTGCCGGGGCAGAAATGGCCGAAGGAACTGGACAACAAGACCTGGTGGCGCTGGCACTGGATATCGCAAAGCCTGGTTCTGGTGCTATCCGCCATTGGCCTCGGCCTGATCCTGGTGTCGGAACAAAATACCGGTGCTGCCCTCCTGCACCGGACATTTGGCTACAGCGTTCTGGTGCTTGGTCTCTTCCAGGCGCTTTCCGGCCTCTTGCGCGGCAGCAAGGGCGGGCCGACAAGCCGTGCAGCAGACGGGTCACTGCGTGGTGACCACTATGACATGACGCTGCGCAGACAACTCTTCGAGACCTATCACAAGCTTTTGGGTTACATCGCACTGATCCTGATGATAGGTGCTTTTGTCAGTGGCCTCTGGCAGGCAAATGCCCCCAAATGGATGTGGATTTTTCTGTCATCGTGGTGGCTGGGCTTGCTCTTTGTGGCCTTTGTCCTTGAAAAAAGAGGCTGGGCCTTTGACACCTATCAGGCGATTTGGGGGCCTGACCCGTCTCACCCGGGCAATCGGATGACAAGGCTCAAGGACAAGGTGCAAGCGCCTCATTCCAGCATTGAGCCTTATAGCAAGAAGCGAGATATGTAA
- a CDS encoding SMP-30/gluconolactonase/LRE family protein, which produces MFGVLEGTGFEVIEPEFAACFIGHARVERLWTGARWSEGPAWFPAGRYLVWSDIPNNRMMRWDETDGSVSVFRAPSNNSNGNTTDRQGRLVSCEHLTRRVTRTEHDGSIKVLADTWDGKRLNSPNDVVVKSDGSVWFTDPSYGILMDYEGERAESEIGACHVYRADPDTGIVETVSTDFVKPNGLAFSPDEKSLFIADTGGTHQEDGPAHIRKFEIGSDGKTLHGGEVFAHCTNGFFDGFRFDRDGRIWTSAADGVHCLNPRGDLIGKIHIPEIVSNVCFGGDKLNRLFITGTSSLYSVFLNVNGVER; this is translated from the coding sequence ATGTTCGGCGTGCTTGAAGGAACCGGATTTGAAGTCATCGAACCCGAGTTCGCAGCCTGCTTTATCGGTCATGCAAGGGTTGAACGGCTGTGGACCGGTGCCAGATGGTCTGAAGGCCCTGCCTGGTTTCCGGCAGGCCGCTATCTGGTCTGGTCGGATATTCCGAACAATCGGATGATGCGATGGGACGAAACTGATGGTTCTGTCTCCGTCTTTCGCGCGCCGTCCAACAACTCAAACGGCAACACGACGGATAGACAGGGCCGCCTTGTCTCCTGTGAACACCTGACCCGGCGCGTGACGCGGACCGAACACGATGGATCCATCAAGGTTCTTGCCGACACGTGGGACGGCAAAAGGTTGAACTCGCCCAATGATGTCGTTGTGAAATCCGATGGTTCGGTTTGGTTCACCGATCCTTCCTACGGCATCCTGATGGACTATGAAGGCGAACGCGCGGAGAGTGAAATCGGAGCCTGCCACGTCTACCGTGCAGACCCTGACACCGGCATCGTCGAGACGGTTTCCACTGACTTCGTCAAGCCGAATGGCCTGGCCTTTTCTCCGGATGAAAAGTCCCTGTTCATCGCCGACACGGGCGGGACCCACCAGGAAGACGGGCCGGCGCATATCCGGAAATTCGAGATCGGCAGCGACGGCAAGACGCTTCACGGCGGCGAGGTTTTCGCACACTGCACCAACGGCTTTTTCGATGGTTTCCGGTTCGACAGGGATGGCCGCATCTGGACATCCGCCGCCGACGGCGTCCACTGCCTCAATCCCCGCGGTGACCTCATCGGCAAGATCCACATCCCCGAAATCGTCTCCAACGTCTGCTTCGGCGGCGACAAACTCAACCGCCTGTTCATCACCGGCACAAGCTCGCTCTATTCGGTTTTTCTGAACGTGAATGGGGTTGAGCGCTAG
- a CDS encoding VOC family protein codes for MSVISHITLGTNDIERAGGFYDKVLGVLGFERLPKPPGKPPAYEKGGMPTIYLYPPEDGRPATWGNGTHVAFVAETNEAVRAFHQAALRLGGSCEGEPGRRPHYGDKYYAAYVRDPDGNKLQAVCYADVDE; via the coding sequence ATGTCAGTGATCAGTCATATCACGCTCGGCACCAACGATATCGAACGCGCTGGTGGTTTCTACGATAAAGTTCTCGGGGTCCTTGGTTTCGAAAGACTGCCCAAGCCACCCGGTAAGCCGCCGGCTTATGAAAAAGGCGGCATGCCGACCATTTATCTCTATCCGCCCGAAGATGGTCGGCCAGCCACCTGGGGAAATGGCACTCACGTTGCGTTCGTCGCTGAAACGAACGAAGCCGTCAGAGCTTTCCACCAAGCCGCATTGCGCTTGGGAGGAAGCTGCGAAGGTGAACCTGGTAGGCGTCCACACTATGGGGACAAATATTACGCTGCCTATGTTCGAGACCCTGACGGCAACAAACTCCAGGCCGTCTGTTACGCAGACGTGGACGAGTAA
- a CDS encoding UbiX family flavin prenyltransferase → MTSSRRVIIGISGASGAAIALEMLRVLAALQVERYVIVTRGAEHTINHELGPDGREQIGALATVEHPQSDLFAPVASGSYVMDAMLVAPCSMRSLASIAYGTGEGLLCRAADVTLKERRPLVLLAREAPLHEGHLEAMLKVTRMGAIVSPPVPPFYAGLTDLDDLVRQTAARALATAGIDPQTNLRRWQGATEQVVSPLLKGSESA, encoded by the coding sequence ATGACTTCATCAAGACGCGTCATCATCGGCATATCCGGGGCGTCGGGCGCTGCCATTGCACTTGAGATGCTGCGCGTGTTGGCGGCCCTTCAGGTTGAACGATATGTCATCGTTACCCGCGGGGCGGAGCACACAATCAATCACGAACTGGGTCCAGATGGCCGCGAGCAGATCGGTGCATTGGCGACAGTTGAACATCCACAGTCGGATCTTTTCGCACCTGTCGCAAGTGGGTCGTACGTAATGGACGCGATGCTGGTTGCACCATGTTCCATGCGAAGTCTTGCCTCGATCGCCTATGGAACAGGCGAGGGGCTCTTGTGCCGCGCTGCGGATGTGACGCTGAAAGAGCGTCGGCCTCTAGTTCTATTGGCCCGCGAAGCGCCACTCCACGAAGGACACCTGGAAGCCATGCTGAAAGTAACGCGCATGGGAGCAATCGTCTCGCCGCCCGTGCCGCCCTTTTATGCCGGTTTGACCGATCTGGACGATCTTGTCCGCCAGACCGCCGCCAGGGCCCTGGCAACTGCCGGTATCGATCCACAGACAAACCTGCGCAGATGGCAGGGTGCCACTGAGCAGGTTGTCAGCCCCTTGCTGAAAGGATCTGAGTCAGCTTGA
- a CDS encoding UbiD family decarboxylase, with the protein MTFLASEEELKHLSEPVDIHLEATALHQRVIRDGGPALLLKAPRSGARVQFAASLLVNIFGTRKRVANGLGVHPDQLPDLGRFLAALRAPEPPASLRDLPSLFPVAKAGWNTRPKKVAASKDLHDVAPNLSSLPVQTCWPEDAGPLITWGLVITRPPGEDDPRLYNLGIYRMQVLDGQRAIVRWLPFRGGAQHYRQWQGKGQAMPVAVVIGCDPATLLAAVIPAPGNISELALAGIFNGRPARLAPCRSIQMHVPEGAEIILEGEIHPDETAVEGPFGDHTGYYNDPADYPVFHLKALRMRENAVYLSTFTGRAPDEPSVIGEAMTDLFRPILQQALPEILDVFLPPATCSYRFAILKLDKSYPGQARRAMMGFWSLLPQFSMTKYVIVVDADIDIRNWDEVMWAVATRSDPERDLLVLNSTPVDQLDFASPREGLGGKLGLDATIKIGSETARPFSKKLVMPRDVETRAEGLFRKLNSPKCVESPRL; encoded by the coding sequence ATGACGTTTTTAGCTTCCGAAGAGGAGTTGAAACATCTTTCTGAACCCGTTGATATTCATCTGGAAGCGACAGCTTTGCACCAGCGGGTCATCCGTGACGGTGGGCCTGCATTGCTGCTGAAGGCTCCCAGAAGTGGGGCCCGGGTGCAATTTGCCGCATCCCTGCTTGTGAACATTTTCGGGACGCGAAAAAGGGTCGCAAACGGTCTTGGCGTCCATCCTGATCAATTGCCGGACCTGGGACGGTTTCTGGCCGCATTGCGCGCGCCAGAACCCCCGGCGTCTCTGCGTGATCTGCCAAGCCTGTTTCCTGTGGCCAAAGCCGGGTGGAACACCCGTCCCAAAAAAGTTGCTGCCTCCAAAGATCTGCATGATGTTGCACCGAACCTTTCGAGCCTACCCGTTCAGACCTGTTGGCCAGAAGACGCCGGACCGCTGATCACCTGGGGGCTTGTCATCACAAGGCCACCCGGGGAAGACGATCCACGGCTGTATAATCTGGGCATTTACCGAATGCAGGTTCTGGACGGCCAACGTGCCATCGTGCGCTGGCTACCGTTTCGCGGTGGGGCGCAGCACTACAGGCAATGGCAGGGCAAGGGCCAAGCGATGCCCGTTGCCGTCGTCATCGGTTGCGATCCAGCGACACTTCTTGCCGCCGTGATCCCGGCTCCGGGCAATATCAGTGAACTGGCGCTCGCTGGCATTTTTAACGGCAGGCCCGCGCGTCTTGCGCCCTGCCGCAGCATTCAGATGCATGTTCCAGAAGGTGCGGAAATCATACTGGAAGGTGAGATCCATCCTGATGAGACGGCTGTCGAGGGTCCATTCGGTGATCACACCGGCTATTACAATGACCCTGCCGATTATCCGGTCTTTCATCTGAAGGCGCTCCGAATGCGCGAAAATGCGGTTTATCTATCGACCTTCACAGGGCGTGCGCCCGACGAACCATCGGTTATCGGCGAGGCCATGACAGATCTCTTTCGCCCGATCCTGCAGCAGGCCTTGCCGGAAATTCTGGATGTCTTTCTGCCACCGGCGACCTGTTCCTACCGGTTTGCCATTCTCAAGCTCGACAAGTCATATCCGGGACAGGCACGACGCGCGATGATGGGTTTCTGGTCGTTGCTGCCGCAATTCTCGATGACCAAATACGTCATCGTGGTCGACGCCGACATCGACATTCGAAACTGGGACGAGGTGATGTGGGCCGTCGCGACCCGATCCGACCCGGAACGCGATCTTCTTGTTCTCAACTCCACGCCGGTTGACCAGCTCGATTTTGCAAGTCCAAGAGAAGGCCTGGGCGGTAAACTCGGGTTGGATGCAACCATCAAGATCGGTTCAGAAACCGCGCGGCCATTTTCGAAGAAACTTGTGATGCCGCGGGATGTGGAAACGCGAGCGGAAGGTCTCTTCCGCAAACTGAATTCTCCTAAGTGTGTGGAATCCCCAAGACTATGA
- the ubiT gene encoding ubiquinone anaerobic biosynthesis accessory factor UbiT, whose translation MQTTAPALSLPPLISTLIAPLPKTPMEVLLTRFTRRLLARRPELLQRLGAVVKVPIAIVPDDMPHAFLLSLDNDKSNVEICNKDQITRAKAVVRAPFLVLLGLLDGTYDADALFFTRDLRIEGRTEHVLALRNTLEEADLTPGEFFGLSGKPAQWMNGFSGTLLDKAKRLTGNQSRHTSSLEQGGQW comes from the coding sequence ATGCAAACCACTGCGCCTGCCCTCAGTCTGCCCCCCCTTATTTCAACCTTGATCGCTCCCTTGCCGAAAACGCCGATGGAGGTTCTTCTGACAAGATTTACGCGGCGCCTGTTAGCGCGCCGACCGGAGCTGCTTCAAAGGCTAGGTGCTGTTGTCAAAGTGCCGATCGCCATTGTTCCAGATGATATGCCACATGCATTTCTTCTGTCTTTGGACAATGACAAATCCAACGTCGAAATCTGCAACAAGGACCAAATCACGCGAGCCAAGGCTGTTGTCAGGGCACCCTTCCTGGTCCTATTGGGACTGCTTGATGGAACATATGACGCCGACGCCCTGTTCTTCACGCGGGACCTTAGAATCGAGGGCAGGACCGAACATGTGCTGGCACTGCGCAACACACTGGAAGAAGCTGATCTGACGCCTGGAGAATTTTTCGGTTTGAGTGGAAAACCGGCGCAGTGGATGAATGGCTTTAGCGGAACGTTGCTCGACAAAGCCAAGAGGCTAACCGGGAACCAAAGCCGGCACACCAGCTCTCTTGAGCAGGGCGGGCAGTGGTGA